The following proteins come from a genomic window of Acinetobacter sp. SAAs474:
- a CDS encoding DUF2804 family protein, with translation MDLIQQNGQPDYGHFDVVPKSIDIDRYQYINAHGEVLTGWRKRLHYKKFKFCFIQHQYYSIGLAITNMAWFGQSFFYIYNHKNKQIVHWNATSLLSRKTFLDEQPLFNQSYFQKYPYQLQIEHANGVRYIQLIKMGEIKFSARIFCAATQVLSICRPVNMQGWFYTQKLMALNCEGFFYNKQHQRIEFNARSLATLNDSCGFYHDQQPIYGLSCSFWNQYHHRIGLNLVSYRDDYYNQNCLWINSQCYALAQVIFVQESDNVWQIYADDQSFSLSLKIDWHRLDPQNLRFSKHQFNQSQVKITGIIYHQGQEIILLDEYGVFEQYMSD, from the coding sequence ATGGATTTAATACAGCAAAATGGTCAACCAGATTACGGACATTTCGATGTTGTCCCTAAAAGCATAGATATTGATCGTTATCAGTATATCAATGCACATGGTGAGGTGTTGACGGGTTGGCGTAAACGCTTACATTATAAAAAATTTAAATTTTGTTTTATTCAACATCAATATTATAGTATTGGTTTAGCTATTACTAATATGGCATGGTTTGGACAAAGCTTTTTTTATATTTATAATCATAAAAATAAACAAATTGTACATTGGAATGCGACCAGCCTTCTTTCACGTAAAACATTTTTAGATGAACAGCCTCTATTTAATCAAAGTTATTTTCAAAAATATCCCTATCAATTACAAATAGAACATGCCAATGGTGTTCGATATATTCAATTGATTAAAATGGGTGAAATTAAATTTTCTGCACGTATTTTTTGTGCAGCAACACAGGTCTTAAGTATATGTCGTCCTGTAAATATGCAAGGGTGGTTCTATACACAAAAATTAATGGCATTAAATTGTGAAGGTTTTTTCTATAATAAACAGCATCAGCGTATTGAGTTTAATGCCCGTAGTTTGGCTACCTTAAATGATAGTTGTGGTTTTTATCATGATCAGCAACCTATTTATGGACTATCATGCAGTTTCTGGAATCAATATCATCATCGTATTGGGCTCAATTTAGTGTCATATCGTGATGATTATTATAATCAAAACTGTCTTTGGATTAACTCGCAATGTTATGCGTTGGCACAGGTGATTTTTGTTCAGGAAAGTGATAATGTCTGGCAGATTTATGCGGATGATCAGAGTTTTAGCTTAAGCTTAAAAATAGATTGGCATCGTTTAGATCCACAGAATTTACGTTTTTCTAAACATCAATTTAATCAATCACAAGTCAAAATTACCGGCATTATTTATCATCAGGGACAAGAAATTATTTTACTTGATGAATATGGTGTATTTGAGCAATATATGAGTGACTAG
- a CDS encoding DUF1543 domain-containing protein → MSSLFLVMLGGRHARANIEVHDVVIVVADCLEASFAQLRQAWFGEQKGLHIDAWAKINGIEFAGQSYRIQLTDKPPIVQQQKLWLINLGGYDAQQFGELHRYIFVVAPNAAAAKQYGKQQMASNWSKPHTDRVLDVDDCIAIDQVNGCYVQLVQDHFLENSWANTYITIA, encoded by the coding sequence ATGTCAAGCTTATTTTTAGTCATGTTAGGTGGGCGTCATGCTCGGGCAAATATTGAAGTTCATGATGTGGTTATCGTAGTCGCTGACTGTTTAGAAGCCAGCTTTGCACAATTAAGACAGGCATGGTTTGGTGAGCAAAAGGGCTTGCATATTGATGCTTGGGCAAAGATTAATGGTATTGAGTTTGCAGGGCAGTCTTATCGTATTCAGTTAACTGACAAACCACCAATCGTACAGCAACAAAAATTATGGCTAATCAATTTAGGTGGCTATGATGCACAGCAATTTGGTGAGTTACATCGCTATATCTTTGTTGTTGCACCAAATGCCGCGGCTGCAAAACAATATGGCAAACAGCAGATGGCATCAAATTGGTCCAAGCCACATACAGATCGAGTATTAGATGTTGATGATTGTATTGCAATTGATCAGGTGAATGGTTGTTATGTGCAATTAGTGCAAGATCATTTTTTAGAAAATAGCTGGGCCAATACCTATATTACCATTGCTTGA
- the trpB gene encoding tryptophan synthase subunit beta: MDQQSTNHANTVIDYTQYPDERGHFGIHGGRFVSETLMAALEDLEKLYFRMKNDSQFLAEFDRDLAFYVGRPSPLYYAERWSKELGGAQIYLKREDLNHTGSHKINNTIGQALLAKLSGKKRIIAETGAGQHGVATATIAARLGLECVVFMGAEDVKRQAMNVYRMRLLGATVVPVESGSKTLKDAMNEAMRDWVTNVDSTYYVIGTVAGPHPYPQLVRDFQSIIGREARRQIQEQAGRLPDALVACVGGGSNAMGLFYPFLNDQDVQMYGVEAAGDGIETGRHSAPLNAGHVGVLHGNRTYLMSDAQGQIIETHSISAGLDYPGVGPEHSFLKDMHRVNYVPINDQEALQGFRDLTQIEGIIPALESSHAMAYVTKLAPTMAKDQIIIATVSGRGDKDLMTVARIDGVEMVEM; the protein is encoded by the coding sequence GTGGATCAGCAAAGTACGAATCACGCTAATACAGTGATTGACTATACCCAATACCCAGATGAACGTGGGCATTTTGGTATCCATGGCGGACGTTTTGTGTCAGAAACGTTGATGGCAGCTTTAGAGGATTTAGAAAAACTCTATTTCCGTATGAAGAATGATTCGCAGTTTTTGGCAGAATTCGACCGCGATTTAGCATTTTATGTCGGACGTCCAAGTCCTTTGTATTATGCAGAGCGATGGTCAAAAGAGTTGGGTGGTGCACAAATTTATTTAAAACGTGAAGATCTAAACCATACCGGTTCACATAAAATTAATAATACGATTGGTCAAGCATTGTTAGCGAAACTATCTGGCAAGAAACGTATTATTGCTGAAACGGGAGCAGGACAGCATGGTGTAGCAACCGCAACGATTGCTGCACGTCTAGGTCTTGAATGTGTTGTCTTTATGGGTGCTGAAGATGTCAAGCGTCAGGCGATGAATGTATATCGTATGCGTTTGTTGGGGGCAACCGTTGTTCCAGTAGAAAGTGGCTCTAAAACGTTAAAAGATGCCATGAATGAGGCGATGCGTGATTGGGTGACCAATGTTGATAGTACCTATTATGTGATTGGTACGGTTGCTGGTCCACATCCTTATCCGCAATTGGTTCGTGATTTCCAGTCAATTATTGGCCGTGAAGCACGTCGTCAGATTCAAGAGCAAGCTGGGCGTTTACCCGATGCTTTAGTGGCATGTGTGGGTGGTGGTTCAAATGCGATGGGCTTGTTTTATCCATTTTTAAATGACCAAGATGTGCAAATGTATGGGGTAGAAGCAGCTGGAGATGGTATTGAAACGGGTCGTCATTCGGCACCTTTAAATGCAGGGCATGTTGGCGTATTACATGGTAATCGTACCTATTTAATGTCAGATGCACAGGGACAGATTATTGAAACACATTCTATTTCTGCAGGTCTTGATTATCCTGGTGTCGGCCCAGAACATAGCTTCTTAAAAGATATGCACCGTGTCAATTATGTGCCAATCAATGATCAAGAGGCTTTACAGGGCTTCCGTGATTTAACGCAAATTGAAGGGATTATTCCTGCATTAGAAAGTTCTCATGCGATGGCTTATGTCACCAAGTTAGCGCCAACCATGGCAAAAGATCAAATTATTATTGCCACTGTTTCTGGTCGTGGTGATAAAGATTTAATGACGGTTGCACGTATTGATGGTGTAGAAATGGTTGAGATGTAG
- a CDS encoding phosphoribosylanthranilate isomerase: MRTRVKICGITRIQDLHAVVQSGADAIGLVFYPPSPRSVTPQQAQRLLQHLPPYVQSVGLFVNASLTEIAEILHTVPLDILQFHGDETPEQCHMLGKQLQRRWYKAIQVKADMDLLDTIKKYQQAGASAVLLDAWHPELKGGTGHRFDWTKFPKIDIPLILAGGLKPENIEDAIKTTEAYALDVSGGVESAKGIKDQQLIEQFMQGVQRGSAKYESR; the protein is encoded by the coding sequence ATGCGAACTCGTGTAAAAATATGTGGTATCACACGCATTCAAGACCTTCATGCTGTCGTACAGTCGGGTGCAGATGCAATTGGTTTAGTATTTTATCCTCCTAGTCCACGTAGTGTAACACCACAACAAGCACAGCGCCTGTTGCAGCATTTACCGCCCTATGTACAAAGTGTTGGTTTATTTGTAAATGCCTCGCTGACAGAGATTGCTGAAATTTTACATACAGTTCCCTTGGATATTTTGCAGTTCCATGGTGATGAGACACCTGAACAATGCCATATGTTGGGTAAACAGCTACAGCGCCGTTGGTATAAAGCAATTCAAGTCAAAGCAGATATGGATCTATTAGATACAATAAAAAAATATCAACAAGCGGGTGCAAGTGCCGTATTATTGGATGCTTGGCATCCTGAGCTAAAAGGTGGAACAGGACATCGTTTTGACTGGACTAAGTTTCCAAAAATTGATATTCCTTTAATTCTGGCTGGTGGCTTAAAGCCTGAAAATATTGAAGACGCTATCAAGACGACTGAGGCCTATGCGCTCGATGTCAGCGGAGGCGTAGAATCCGCAAAAGGTATCAAAGACCAACAACTCATTGAACAATTTATGCAAGGAGTCCAACGTGGATCAGCAAAGTACGAATCACGCTAA
- a CDS encoding TonB-dependent receptor plug domain-containing protein has protein sequence MSIYFQPTTLVSALAIAMGLSSNALANSDSQNNLNEIKHLDTLVITASRFEENLADVPARLTVIDQKTIEKNPILNLSDIIKHDPSVYIKQSGGMGQTSEIGLRGTKAVHTLVLQDGARLNSQNNYGPLYPSFLDTTNIQQIEILKGPASVQYGSDAVAGVIQLISKKPVKSGAQFTGIYGENNTYKTIINADYVAKNGFYAQIGGQRLESDGTRIFENQPTSEKASYDQKGYHAKVGYLEENKIDASAAISENKGTNIFSNNYINNTAQRNFVNRVINAKVNYNILENIILGTHFSNTQDKQDVPSHGSQYNTENNQSDINLLWKFTPNQNLLAGVTYLDSKYQSNTIKNNNQHINSTGYYLQHQFHDEFFDTQLGIRLEDNQQFGTHTVGQGAIRYHLQPNASIYANIGTAFRAPTLNELYSQWGGNTDLKAEKSTSYELGFDYAITPNLTTNLSIYQTQIKNLINYIIRLENIEKAEFTGGEAIIKWQQDDLFLSTSYAYVKAIDEQTHLDIVYRPRQSLTLTTGLENESYGLSASLITHGKAYADLANSVKVPGYTTIDINAYWNINPNVKLFTNIQNIGDVNYKTEYKNFSPTTWYINGGRLASVGITLKY, from the coding sequence ATGTCTATATATTTCCAACCTACCACCTTAGTCAGTGCTTTGGCGATTGCTATGGGGCTTTCTAGCAACGCACTTGCCAATAGTGACTCTCAAAATAATTTAAATGAAATTAAACATTTAGATACATTAGTGATTACCGCTTCACGTTTTGAAGAAAATCTTGCAGATGTTCCAGCACGTTTAACAGTGATTGATCAAAAAACTATTGAAAAAAATCCAATTCTAAATTTATCCGATATTATCAAGCATGATCCTTCTGTTTATATTAAACAAAGTGGAGGTATGGGACAAACAAGTGAAATTGGTCTGCGTGGAACTAAAGCAGTACATACTTTAGTTTTACAAGATGGGGCACGCTTAAATAGCCAAAATAATTATGGTCCTTTATATCCATCGTTTTTAGATACAACCAATATTCAGCAAATTGAAATATTAAAAGGACCAGCTTCAGTACAGTATGGTAGTGATGCCGTTGCAGGTGTCATTCAGCTTATTTCGAAGAAACCTGTTAAATCAGGTGCTCAATTTACTGGTATATATGGTGAAAATAATACTTATAAAACAATCATTAATGCTGATTATGTCGCTAAAAATGGTTTTTATGCTCAAATTGGGGGCCAACGCCTCGAAAGTGATGGAACTCGTATTTTTGAAAACCAACCTACCAGTGAAAAAGCAAGTTACGATCAAAAAGGCTATCATGCCAAAGTGGGTTATCTAGAAGAAAATAAAATAGATGCATCAGCTGCTATTAGTGAAAATAAAGGTACAAATATTTTTAGTAATAATTATATTAATAATACAGCACAACGTAACTTTGTTAATCGTGTAATTAACGCTAAAGTTAATTACAACATTCTAGAAAATATTATTTTAGGTACACATTTTTCCAATACACAAGATAAACAAGATGTCCCATCCCATGGTTCTCAATACAATACCGAAAATAACCAAAGTGATATCAATCTTCTTTGGAAATTTACACCAAATCAAAATCTTCTTGCCGGTGTAACTTATTTAGACTCTAAATATCAATCCAATACCATTAAAAATAACAACCAACACATCAATAGCACAGGCTATTATTTACAACATCAATTTCATGATGAGTTTTTTGATACACAATTAGGCATACGCTTAGAAGATAATCAGCAATTTGGCACACATACAGTTGGACAAGGTGCAATCCGTTATCACTTACAACCTAATGCCAGTATTTATGCAAATATTGGAACGGCCTTTCGTGCTCCAACACTCAATGAACTATATTCGCAATGGGGCGGAAATACTGATTTAAAAGCAGAAAAAAGTACATCTTATGAACTTGGTTTTGATTACGCAATTACACCAAATTTAACGACGAATCTATCCATTTATCAAACTCAAATTAAAAATTTAATTAACTATATTATACGATTAGAAAATATCGAAAAAGCAGAATTTACTGGTGGTGAAGCCATCATAAAATGGCAGCAAGATGATCTATTTTTATCTACAAGCTATGCTTATGTAAAAGCGATAGATGAACAGACACATCTTGATATCGTTTATCGTCCACGTCAAAGCTTAACCTTAACCACTGGATTAGAAAATGAAAGCTATGGTTTAAGTGCTTCCTTGATTACACATGGCAAAGCATATGCAGATCTTGCAAATAGTGTAAAGGTACCTGGTTATACCACTATTGATATCAATGCTTATTGGAATATTAATCCAAATGTTAAACTGTTTACCAATATTCAAAACATTGGTGACGTTAACTATAAAACAGAATACAAAAATTTTAGCCCTACGACTTGGTATATCAATGGTGGCCGTCTTGCATCTGTTGGTATTACGCTAAAATATTAA
- a CDS encoding cob(I)yrinic acid a,c-diamide adenosyltransferase: MGHRLSKIYTRTGDSGTTGLGDGSRVAKDDLRIQALGDVDELNAAIGVLRAHIALSQIEHKNDWDQSLSLIQHWLFDLGGEVCIPHFSLVQPVAIEYLEREIDRLNENLPMLKDFILPSGTLICSFAHQARAICRRAERSLMSVQARDQNIQAPSLQLLNRLSDWLFVASRALQYAEGGTEVLWQKNINDTI, translated from the coding sequence ATGGGACACCGTTTAAGTAAAATTTATACCCGTACTGGAGATTCAGGTACCACAGGGCTCGGTGATGGTTCACGTGTTGCTAAAGATGATTTACGCATTCAGGCATTAGGAGATGTCGATGAACTGAATGCAGCAATTGGTGTACTACGTGCACATATTGCCCTCAGTCAAATTGAGCATAAAAATGATTGGGATCAATCACTCAGCTTAATTCAGCATTGGTTATTTGACTTAGGTGGCGAAGTTTGTATTCCACACTTTAGCTTGGTACAACCTGTAGCAATTGAATACTTGGAGCGGGAGATTGATCGACTCAATGAAAATTTACCGATGCTCAAGGATTTTATTCTACCGTCTGGAACGTTAATCTGTAGCTTTGCCCATCAGGCACGTGCGATCTGTCGACGCGCAGAGCGTAGCTTAATGAGTGTACAAGCACGTGACCAAAATATTCAGGCACCATCTTTACAACTCTTAAACCGCTTATCAGACTGGTTATTTGTTGCTTCACGTGCATTACAGTATGCTGAAGGTGGTACAGAAGTGCTGTGGCAAAAAAATATTAATGACACAATTTAA
- a CDS encoding glycerophosphodiester phosphodiesterase: protein MQIIGHRGARGEAPENTLGGFHYLRNLGVGAVEFDVRQLCDRQLVVIHDDQLQRTTGQHQQLYACTYPELQPYNQAQLWPNWAPFEPTPLLSDTLSVIENFQHIEVEIKAVDTWHDAEQLVTVLHQQLKGFEQNAVITSFDHKILQVLMQCDSPFQRGLLVEDDLKFKAIDQALALNCCQIGWKDSLATDAIINATQQANLAISVWTVNNLQRAQQLHDLGIQGLITDYPQRMLSYFSTRLTPHQS from the coding sequence ATGCAAATTATTGGTCATCGTGGTGCCCGTGGAGAAGCCCCTGAAAATACACTCGGTGGATTTCACTATCTGAGAAATTTAGGTGTTGGTGCAGTTGAGTTTGATGTCAGACAATTGTGTGATCGACAGCTGGTGGTGATACATGATGATCAATTACAGCGAACAACTGGGCAGCATCAGCAATTATACGCATGTACCTATCCTGAGCTACAACCATATAATCAAGCACAGTTATGGCCCAACTGGGCGCCATTCGAACCGACACCACTGTTATCGGATACACTGAGCGTGATTGAAAATTTTCAACATATTGAGGTGGAAATTAAGGCTGTTGACACTTGGCATGATGCAGAACAACTGGTGACGGTATTACACCAACAGCTGAAAGGCTTTGAACAAAATGCTGTAATTACCAGCTTTGATCATAAAATCCTACAGGTATTAATGCAGTGTGACTCGCCCTTTCAACGAGGATTATTGGTTGAGGATGACTTAAAATTTAAGGCAATAGATCAGGCACTGGCGTTAAATTGCTGTCAAATTGGCTGGAAAGACAGTTTAGCAACGGATGCGATCATTAATGCCACACAACAGGCAAACTTAGCCATCAGTGTCTGGACAGTGAATAATCTACAACGTGCTCAACAGCTACATGACTTAGGCATTCAGGGGCTGATTACGGATTATCCACAGCGCATGTTATCCTACTTTAGTACTAGATTAACACCACATCAATCATAA
- a CDS encoding acyl-CoA desaturase, with amino-acid sequence MTAPLPKAPMNWVAIFALVFLPIVAVIAIPLYAYHHDFSLAAWLSMLILLGVSSLGITAGYHRLWAHRAYEATLPLKIILMIMGTFAVQNSILFWGSGHRTHHRHVDDVEKDPYSINNGFWYAHMGWMLRNYPAAEPNFKNAPDLLNDKVVMFQHKYYIPLVIVVHAGILLPIGWAVGDLAGVLLLGGLMRLILSHHVTFFINSLCHMWGKRPYTDENTARDNFWLAIATWGEGYHNYHHIFQYDYRNGVKWWQYDPTKWLIWSCSKLGLAKNLRRIPSFNIKKAELAMKFKYAQQDLAIYGLNVSEDIGNVKSKISQEYEAFTQTLNDWANLKEQEIQAKRASVAERIHQIDDKLKVEFQLVEQRLSHHRETLNILLRNVKKASVSE; translated from the coding sequence ATGACCGCTCCCCTACCCAAAGCCCCAATGAATTGGGTCGCCATTTTTGCATTGGTTTTCTTACCAATTGTCGCTGTAATTGCCATTCCATTATATGCCTACCATCATGATTTTAGTCTTGCAGCTTGGCTAAGCATGTTGATACTGCTTGGTGTGAGTAGTTTAGGAATTACTGCAGGTTATCATCGTCTTTGGGCACATAGAGCGTATGAAGCCACGCTGCCTTTAAAGATTATCTTAATGATTATGGGGACCTTTGCAGTACAAAACAGTATCTTATTTTGGGGGTCAGGACATCGTACCCATCACCGCCATGTTGATGACGTAGAAAAAGACCCCTACTCAATTAACAACGGTTTTTGGTATGCACATATGGGCTGGATGCTACGCAACTATCCTGCTGCTGAACCTAATTTTAAAAATGCACCGGATTTATTAAATGATAAAGTGGTGATGTTCCAGCATAAATACTATATACCTCTAGTCATTGTTGTACATGCTGGTATTTTATTACCAATTGGTTGGGCTGTCGGTGATCTGGCAGGTGTCTTGCTCTTAGGTGGATTAATGCGTTTAATTTTAAGCCATCATGTCACCTTCTTTATTAATTCATTATGTCATATGTGGGGTAAGCGTCCATATACTGATGAAAATACCGCACGAGACAATTTTTGGCTCGCCATTGCAACTTGGGGTGAGGGCTATCATAACTATCATCATATTTTCCAATATGATTATCGTAATGGTGTGAAATGGTGGCAATATGATCCAACAAAATGGCTCATTTGGTCATGCTCAAAACTTGGTTTAGCTAAAAATTTACGTCGTATCCCAAGCTTTAATATTAAAAAAGCAGAGTTAGCGATGAAGTTTAAATATGCTCAGCAAGATTTAGCCATTTATGGATTAAATGTATCTGAAGATATTGGTAATGTTAAAAGCAAAATATCGCAAGAATATGAGGCATTTACACAGACACTCAATGATTGGGCAAATTTAAAAGAGCAAGAAATTCAAGCTAAGCGTGCATCTGTTGCTGAAAGAATTCACCAAATTGATGATAAGTTAAAAGTTGAGTTCCAACTGGTCGAACAACGTTTATCGCATCATCGTGAAACATTAAATATTTTATTACGTAATGTAAAAAAAGCCTCTGTTTCTGAATAA
- a CDS encoding protein adenylyltransferase SelO, translating into MQFNPRYATLSPKLYHHQDPKPLLDAKAGHFNLELANTLQWSDEDKQQWVEICSGQKTFAAFQPLAMVYAGHQFGQWAGQLGDGRGLLIGQILDQNQNTIDLHLKGAGLTPYSRMGDGRAVLRSVIREYLAGHALNALNVPSSNAVGFTSSNQGIQREKLEPGAMLLRTSDCHIRLGHFEWINQYQPDLLADFTQKCIEWHYPECLDSPQPILAFATQVIQRTAIMISHWQLVGFAHGVMNTDNLNITGSTLDFGPYGFLERFRPNWINNHSDHQGRYTYQQQPSIAHWNLWMWLNNLVALCPQEIEKAQWKEQLAECLEHFETTFLAHYQQGLAKKMGLPDFHQDSFDCAMKFLHILQSEQLDYSQSFIHLQNKDYEYIQDQCLDRRQFESFLHQYQNIRQHQDLAALDQIMQAANPRYILRNHMAQKAIELAERNDFSEVERLFTLLSQPFSAQPDIEQSTDIAPLAHDQPEIMVSCSS; encoded by the coding sequence ATGCAATTCAATCCACGCTATGCAACACTGAGTCCAAAACTCTATCATCATCAAGACCCAAAACCTTTACTTGATGCCAAAGCTGGACACTTTAATCTCGAGTTAGCCAATACATTACAATGGTCAGATGAGGATAAACAGCAATGGGTTGAAATTTGTAGTGGACAAAAAACCTTTGCAGCATTTCAACCATTGGCCATGGTATATGCAGGTCATCAATTTGGCCAATGGGCTGGGCAACTCGGTGATGGTCGCGGCTTACTGATTGGACAAATTTTAGATCAAAATCAAAACACCATTGACTTACATTTAAAAGGTGCTGGACTGACACCATATTCACGTATGGGAGATGGTCGCGCTGTACTACGTTCTGTTATTCGTGAATATCTGGCAGGACATGCCCTCAATGCATTAAATGTTCCTTCCAGTAATGCTGTTGGCTTTACCTCGTCCAACCAAGGGATACAGCGTGAAAAGCTTGAACCTGGTGCAATGTTGCTACGAACATCAGATTGTCATATTCGCTTAGGTCATTTTGAATGGATCAATCAGTATCAACCAGACCTGCTGGCTGATTTTACTCAAAAATGTATTGAATGGCATTATCCAGAATGTTTAGACAGCCCACAGCCAATATTGGCTTTCGCCACACAAGTCATTCAGCGTACAGCCATCATGATTTCACACTGGCAACTGGTTGGTTTTGCACATGGTGTAATGAATACTGACAATCTTAATATTACTGGTTCAACTTTAGACTTTGGACCTTATGGTTTCTTAGAACGTTTTCGTCCAAACTGGATCAACAATCATTCAGATCATCAAGGACGTTATACCTATCAACAACAACCGAGTATCGCGCATTGGAACTTATGGATGTGGTTGAATAATTTGGTAGCACTTTGTCCTCAAGAGATTGAGAAAGCCCAGTGGAAAGAGCAATTAGCTGAATGTTTAGAACATTTTGAAACGACTTTTTTGGCACATTATCAACAAGGCCTCGCGAAAAAAATGGGCTTACCTGACTTCCATCAAGATAGTTTTGACTGTGCCATGAAATTTTTACATATTTTACAAAGTGAACAATTAGATTACAGCCAGAGTTTTATTCATTTGCAAAATAAAGATTATGAATATATTCAAGACCAATGTTTAGATCGTCGCCAGTTTGAAAGCTTTTTACACCAGTATCAAAATATACGTCAGCATCAAGATTTAGCAGCCTTGGATCAAATCATGCAAGCCGCAAATCCACGTTATATTTTACGTAATCATATGGCTCAAAAAGCCATTGAACTGGCTGAACGCAATGATTTTTCAGAAGTTGAGCGTTTATTTACCTTACTGAGCCAGCCTTTTAGTGCTCAACCTGATATTGAACAAAGTACAGATATTGCCCCATTGGCCCATGATCAGCCAGAAATCATGGTCAGTTGTTCCTCATAA
- a CDS encoding response regulator transcription factor produces MKHIMLVEDEVELAQLVRDYLEAAGFEVTMFHDGQDAYQSFIQRKPSLMILDLMLPRMDGLTICRKVREQSDLPIIMVTARTEEIDRVLGLNMGADDYVCKPFSPKELVARVQAVLRRLERKAEPETQDLFRIDPAQQRIWYKQKALNLTLTEYRLLELFLEHVGQVYSRAQLLDHINPASFDVADRVIDSHIKNLRRKISDVAETGNRHEWVQAVYGVGYRFEYPERS; encoded by the coding sequence ATGAAACATATTATGTTGGTCGAAGATGAAGTTGAACTGGCACAATTGGTTCGCGATTATCTTGAAGCTGCAGGTTTTGAAGTCACTATGTTTCATGATGGTCAGGATGCCTATCAAAGTTTTATACAACGCAAACCGAGTTTGATGATTTTGGATCTGATGCTGCCACGTATGGATGGTTTAACGATTTGTCGTAAAGTCCGTGAACAATCTGATCTTCCTATTATTATGGTGACAGCACGTACTGAAGAAATTGATCGTGTACTCGGGCTCAATATGGGAGCAGATGACTATGTCTGTAAACCTTTTAGTCCTAAAGAACTCGTGGCGCGTGTACAAGCCGTTTTGCGTCGTTTAGAGCGTAAAGCTGAACCAGAAACACAAGATTTATTCCGTATTGATCCAGCACAGCAACGTATCTGGTATAAACAAAAAGCACTTAATTTAACTCTCACAGAATATCGCTTATTAGAACTCTTTTTGGAGCATGTTGGGCAAGTATATTCGCGGGCACAATTACTTGATCATATTAATCCTGCAAGTTTTGATGTGGCCGACCGTGTGATTGATAGCCACATTAAAAACCTACGCCGTAAAATTTCTGATGTGGCTGAAACGGGGAATCGTCATGAATGGGTTCAGGCCGTATATGGTGTCGGATATCGTTTCGAATATCCTGAACGCTCGTGA